The proteins below come from a single Pristiophorus japonicus isolate sPriJap1 chromosome 18, sPriJap1.hap1, whole genome shotgun sequence genomic window:
- the lzic gene encoding protein LZIC isoform X2, which yields MASRGKSETSKLRQNLEEQLDRLMQQLQDLDECREELEPEEYEETKQETLEQLSEFNESLKKIMSGDMTLVDELSGMQLAIQAAISQAFKTPEVIRMFAKKQPGQLRTRLAEMERDVIVGKLPRDVYTQQKVEVLTALRKLEEKEVEIRSLLSPVQEWKSQRSEERPAFPLSS from the exons ATGGCATCGCGAGGGAAGAGTGAGACGAGTAAGCTGAGGCAGAACTTGGAGGAGCAGCTGGACAGATTGATGCAGCAGTTACAGGATCTCGATGAGTGCAG GGAGGAACTTGAGCCAGAAGAATATGAAGAAACAAAGCAGGAAACATTGGAACAACTGAGTGAATTCAACGAGTCGCTGAAGAAAATCATGTCTGGCGATATGACGTTAGTTGACGAGCTCAGCGGGATGCAGCTT GCAATCCAAGCAGCTATTAGTCAGGCCTTTAAGACTCCAGAGGTTATCCGAATGTTTGCAAAGAAACAGCCCGGACAGCTGCGGACTCGACTGGCAGAG ATGGAGAGAGACGTAATAGTTGGGAAACTGCCCAGGGATGTCTACACACAGCAGAAGGTTGAGGTGCTTACAGCCCTGAGGAAGCTGGAAGAAAAG GAAGTGGAGATAAGGTCCTTGCTCTCGCCAGTTCAGGAGTGGAAGTCACAAAGAAGTGAGGAGAGACCTGCCTTCCCATTGTCCAGTTAA
- the lzic gene encoding protein LZIC isoform X1: MASRGKSETSKLRQNLEEQLDRLMQQLQDLDECREELEPEEYEETKQETLEQLSEFNESLKKIMSGDMTLVDELSGMQLAIQAAISQAFKTPEVIRMFAKKQPGQLRTRLAEMERDVIVGKLPRDVYTQQKVEVLTALRKLEEKLSPEGEAFLSANATATLSQFEKVSRDLGSGDKVLALASSGVEVTKK; the protein is encoded by the exons ATGGCATCGCGAGGGAAGAGTGAGACGAGTAAGCTGAGGCAGAACTTGGAGGAGCAGCTGGACAGATTGATGCAGCAGTTACAGGATCTCGATGAGTGCAG GGAGGAACTTGAGCCAGAAGAATATGAAGAAACAAAGCAGGAAACATTGGAACAACTGAGTGAATTCAACGAGTCGCTGAAGAAAATCATGTCTGGCGATATGACGTTAGTTGACGAGCTCAGCGGGATGCAGCTT GCAATCCAAGCAGCTATTAGTCAGGCCTTTAAGACTCCAGAGGTTATCCGAATGTTTGCAAAGAAACAGCCCGGACAGCTGCGGACTCGACTGGCAGAG ATGGAGAGAGACGTAATAGTTGGGAAACTGCCCAGGGATGTCTACACACAGCAGAAGGTTGAGGTGCTTACAGCCCTGAGGAAGCTGGAAGAAAAG CTCTCGCCTGAGGGAGAAGCTTTTCTCTCCGCAAATGCGACTGCGACGCTCAGTCAGTTTGAGAAAGTGTCCAGAGACCTCG GAAGTGGAGATAAGGTCCTTGCTCTCGCCAGTTCAGGAGTGGAAGTCACAAAGAAGTGA